Sequence from the Williamwhitmania sp. genome:
AAACGCATTGTTCCGGAGATAACACCAAAGAACGGTTGCCATACCAAGCTCATGGGCCCGTTCAAATGCCTCAGCAACCTCCACCAATTGCCTATTGGATTCCTCTGATCCGAAGTAGATGGTAGCACCCACCGCGGTGGCTCCCAAATTCCAAGCCTCATCCACCGACCCAAACATAATTTGGTCATACTTGTTGGGGTAAGTAAGCAGCTCATTGTGGTTCAACTTTACAATAAAAGGAATCTTGTGAGCATATTTGCGGGAGCAAGCGGCCAAAACCCCAAACGTAGAAGCCACAGCATTAGCGCCTCCTTCAACGGCCAGCTTCACAATATTTTCTGGATCGAAGTAAATGGGGTTTGGTGCAAAAGAGGCTCCTGCGGTATGCTCTATCCCTTGGTCTACTGGAAGAATTGAAAGATACCCGCTACCGCCTAAGCGTCCATGGCTGTATAGCTGTTGAAGGCTACGCATTACTTGTGGGGATCGATTGCTTAGAGCCACTACCCTATCGACAAAATCAGGCCCTGGCTGGTGCAGAGCACTCTTGTCAATT
This genomic interval carries:
- a CDS encoding class I fructose-bisphosphate aldolase, which encodes MLYSKIVELLGDKANYLLNHNCKTIDKSALHQPGPDFVDRVVALSNRSPQVMRSLQQLYSHGRLGGSGYLSILPVDQGIEHTAGASFAPNPIYFDPENIVKLAVEGGANAVASTFGVLAACSRKYAHKIPFIVKLNHNELLTYPNKYDQIMFGSVDEAWNLGATAVGATIYFGSEESNRQLVEVAEAFERAHELGMATVLWCYLRNNAFKKDGVDYHVAADLTSQANHLGVTIQADIIKQKLPENNGGFKAIGFGKTSDKVYSQLTTDHPIDLTRYQVAGCYMGRSGLINSGGASSGESDLAEAVATAVINKRAGGMGLISGRKAFQKPMPDGIRLLNAIQDVYLAKEIAIA